The following are encoded together in the Plasmodium berghei ANKA genome assembly, contig: PbANKA_00_1, whole genome shotgun sequence genome:
- a CDS encoding BIR protein, protein MNDTLCLKFDFLRYYLPAELGGTANFEFKQITNFNKYCPSENCNTDLEKITIGFLWLLEQYFTISKDTDDYNENNTNAFFLYIISWLSYQLKQNSEHNTTTINDFYTKHVKNSGKYSKFINDSSICANLKEIIDKQKDLFNIDIEDLSKFYDAFKLLCNIYGNVAKNEKSGTLSNNANNFVEKYTDLNDYYNVENTPHSQILSVLLTDYNKLKTDKSGKIDNSKQFPILPTEKATKPFSRSSRSSSIKISVIPMTFLFFALLIYLGITYKASKTQFKNQKNKEENKSLIYYSDDIN, encoded by the exons ATGAATGATACTCTA TGTTTaaaatttgattttttgAGGTATTATTTACCTGCTGAATTAGGCGGAACCGCaaattttgaatttaaacaaattacAAATTTCAATAAGTACTGCCCTAGTGAAAACTGCAATACTGATCTcgaaaaaattacaattgGATTTTTATGGTTACTTGAACAATATTTTACTATATCCAAAGATACAGATgattataatgaaaataatacaaatgcattttttctatatattatttcatgGTTAAGTTACCAATTAAAGCAAAATTCAGAGCACAATACCACCACAATAAACGATTTTTATACTAAAcatgtaaaaaatagtggtaaatatagtaaatttataaatgattCCAGTATTTGTGCAAATCTTAAGGAAATCATAGATAAACAAAAAGATTTGTTCAATATTGATATTGAAGATCTGtctaaattttatgatgcattcaaattattatgtaaTATTTATGGCAATGTTGCAAAGAATGAAAAAAGCGGCACCCTGTCAAATAATGCGAATAATTTTGTTGAGAAATATACAGATCTCAACGATTACTATAATGTTGAAAATACCCCTCATAGTCAAATATTGTCTGTTTTATTAActgattataataaattaaaaactgATAAATCTGGTAAAATTGATAATTCTAAACAATTCCCAATTCTTCCAACAGAAAAAGCAACAAAACCATTTTCACGAAGTTCACGAAGTTCATCTATAAAAATTTCAGTAATCCCAATGacatttcttttttttgcattacTTATCTATTTAGGAATTACGTATAAG GCTTCAAAGACTCAATTTAagaatcaaaaaaataaagaggaaaataaatcattaatatattattcagATGACAtcaattaa